GATCCGTTACGGGCAGGCCCTATCCGACTGTGATGCGGTGGCCTCGGTGGGCACCCGAGGGAGACTCATACGACAACGCTCTGGCCGAGGCCCTCAACTCACTCTATAAGGCCGAGCTCATCCGTAACCGGCACTACCTCGACGACCACGGGCCCTGGCAGGGCATCGACGATGCCCGTGTTCGCTACCGCCCAGTGGGCGCAACTGGTCGGGCAACACCCGGCCTCACTCCGCCATCGACATGCACGCTCCGATCGAGCACGAGCAGGCCTACACCCCACCAGACGACACCGACACCATCACCGAGCCCGAGCCCGAGGCAGAGGCCGAGGCAAAGGTCATGGACGTCGGCGAGCAGACCACCATCAACCAACCCCAGCCGGCAACCACCGGCGCCAGATAAAACACCCTCCACAAAACCCAGGGCTTGACACTCCTCCCACACCATTGACCTCCCCCCAGCCGCAGCGACTCCTGTGGCCCACACAGCACGTCCCACAGGACGGCCGAGCGCTGTCCGCCGACTGCCGCAAGCGCGGCCTGGCGGGCCGCCTGAGGTTTCAGACGACCAGGTCCAAAACGCACTGTCCGCTCCTGGCCATCTCCCGCCTCGCCCGAACCAGCACCGCCAGTTCGGCTCACCCGTGGGCCGAACCCGGGTGAGCCACAATCCGGCCCGCACCTTGCTATCGACCGAACTACTGCGGTTGGACCGTCTAAGAGTGCGTTTCAGACGGTCTATCCGCAGCCAGGGGGTCCAGTCCCAGCCGAGCGGACAAGGGAGGCCCAGCTGGCAACCAGACGCCCTACCCTGCCCACCACACCAGGGCGGTTGGCCCGTAGCTGGGAGCCAAAGTGTCCAGAATCGGCGCAAACACCCCGCCCGGTCCAGCACACGCTCTCAGATTCGTTGGAACCATGCAGATCTAGGGGGCGGTGCCGGGCGGGGGATCCTCGTTTGTGCCGAATTCGGACACTTCCCCCACCCGGCTAGTCCCACCAACCGAACTCGATCGTCATATCGACCGAACTCGATCGTCATATCGACCGAACTCGATGGTTATATCGACCGAACTCGGCAGATGCGCCTCAAACCGGAAGAGTCGGTTGATTCCTTTCGCGAGTCCGTGTCGTTCGGCTCAGGAGCCTGCGGAAACGCCAGCGGATTCGACGTTCGCAACTGAGCGTGAAGTCGCCGAACGGCGGTCCATGAGGATGCTGATGACGAATAGCGCCACAGTAGCTACTGCGATGCCCGCCGCAATCAGCCACTTACCGCCGAATTGTCCGAGGTATCCCAGGTACAATCCAATGACGCCGTAGTCGGAGTCTCCGAAGGTTGCGTTGGCGGTTCCGATGTCCCCGAGTACCCCGAGGAGTAGCAGCGGAACGATAGTGATGAATAGCCCGTTTGCGAAGGCGCCCAAGATAGCTCCGCGACGACCGCCCTGCGCGTTGCCGATAACGCCGGAGGCGCCTCCGGTCATAAAGTGCGCGACGATTCCCGGGATTATGATAGTTGTCCGTGCCACGCCCATAATCGCCATGCCGACGAGTCCGGCTACCAGTGAGGACAGAAAACCGATCATCACCGCGTTCGGGGCGAAGGTGAAGGTGATCGGAACATCTAGCGCCGGCTTGGCATTGGGGACCAGCCGCTCGGAGATACCCTTGAAGGCAGGAACGATCTCGGCGAGAATCACTCGCACACCAGCGAGGATTATGAATACCCCGGCTGCGAACTGCCCGGCTGACATCAGCGCCCAGATTACGTAGTTCTGGCCGTCAGAGATGTTTTCCGTGACGTAGGTCGGGCCAGCTATAAGAGCGACGACGAGGAAGATCAGTCCCATCGACAGCATGACGACAATCGTTGAATCGCGCACGAATCCGAGGGACTTCGGCACGTTGATATGTTCCGTTGAGTGTTCCGGATTGCCGCGCGAGGCCCGCGCCACCCACCCGGATAGTGCGATGCCGAATCCACCTGTGTGACCCAAGGCGACATCGTCGTTGCCGGTTACTTTTCGCATGAACGGCTGTACGACAGCAGGAGAGACCGTAGTTATTAGGGCCTCCGCAAGGGCGCCCCAAAAAATGGCCTCCCACTGTGACATCCCGGCAACCATGAGGATTACTGCGATCATCGCAGACTGGTACAGGGCAACGTGTCCGGAGAGGTAGATGTACTTGAATCGAGTCAGTCGCGCGAAGACGACATTTAGCACCATGCCGAAGAAGAAGATCAGGGCGGAGGTGGTGCCATATTCCAGTAGGACGGGGCCGACGATTGCTTCATTGTTCGGCACCACGCCCTGGACGTGAAATACGTCGGTGAACATTGTTCCGAACGGTGTGAGTGAATCCGTGACAACACTCGCTCCGGCAGACAGTACTAGGAAGCCGACGAAGGTTTTAATGGTACCCTTCATCATGTCGGACGGCCCCTTCTTCTGAAGGGATAGGCCAACCAGTGCGATCAGGGCAACGAGGATGGAAGGCTGCCTGAACAGCTGGACGAGTATATCTAGGAATCCTGACATTACTAACTCCTTTGTCAGTGATATCTATTGTGGAGACTCAGGCGGAGTGGTCGATTCCGAGTTCGTCGCAAGCTTCCCGCACCTTGTCGACGAGTTCGTCCTGGTCGATGATCGAGTTCAGAATCTTGACGTTGTTGAAGGCGCTGACGGAGTTCTCCAGGTCGCGGCCGACGAAGAACATGTCGGCTTCGGCGGGGGAAACCGATCCGAGGTCCGCGTGGTCCACCTCTACTCCTTCGGCGCCGATGGTCTTCAAGGCCTTCTCGATGTTCATCTGAACCATGAACGAAGAGCCGAGGCCTGAACTGCACATTGCCATGAACTTCATGAGTGTGTCTCCTGTGGTGAGATCTGGTTTGGATGGGCAAATGCTCATGCGTGTTCTGTAGAGAACACTTCCAGCACGTCTGTGGGCGAGTGTGCCGCTAGCAGACGATTGCGCCGTTCCTCGTCTATGAGGACTGCTGCAAGTTCTGCCATGGTCTGCCGGTGCTGATCGGCATCCCGTGCGGCCAACATGACGATGACGCGAGTCGGGTGGTCTGGATCGTCGTTGAGGTTGACACCTGGGTCGAGTACCAGGATGGAAATCGCGGTACTGAGGGCACCGGCCTCCGGACGGGCGTGGGCGAGTGTGATGCCGAAACCGAGGTCCATGTAGGTCCCGCCGGGGGCACGGACGTTGTGGATGATGCTGTCGGCGTAGCACGGTTCGATGCAGCCGTCTTCCAAGAGGGGGCGCGCCGCGGTGCGCATGGCGGTCTCCCAATCCGTGGTCGAGGAGAAGGCGATGCGCCCGGCTTTGAGCTCTTCCTTGAGCATGAGTGTCTCCGTTCTGTGGGCTTACCGAGATTCCGCGCGTGTGGTGAAGCCGATGACCGCGTCGGTGGACGCGAAGGTCGTTTCGGCGTAGATGGTCGGGCGGTGAGCGTCGTCGAAGGCGACGGACGTAGTGTGAAGGCGGAGTTCGCCCGTAGCGCATCCCAGATGTTGTGCATCGTCCGCGGACGGACGTGACAGTGTCACCTCTACGTGGTCCTCGCGAAGGGAGACGCCGTATTTCGCTGCGATGAGCTCGTATAGGGAGCGGTTGGTCAGATCAGCCTCCGTCAGGCCTTCGAAGCGGCTTGCGAGCAGCCACGCCCGCGTCAGGTGATCGATCGTGCCGTCTACGCTGCGCAGGCGGTCGATGCGGATTACCTCTTTGCCCGGTGCCACCATCAGGTTTAGGGTCACCACGCGCGGAGCGCTGATTATCTCCTGTCGCAGTACGAGCGAGGAAACGCGTCTACCTTCGGAGGTTCTCTGAGTGAAGAATCCGGACAGGTCGTAGCGATCTAGTGGGCGCGCCGGAGTGGGGGCCCCTTTGATGAAGGTGCCCTTCCCCTGTTTGCGGTAGATGATGTCGGCTCGCTCCAGTTCGTCCAGAGCGCGGCGCACGGTAATTCGAGAGACCCCGTAACGTTCGCAGAGCTGCATCTCAGATGGTAGCGGCGAGTCGGGTTCCGCTTGGGTGAACTCCTCAATGATGGCGTCGCGGACGCGCAGCCACTTCCCGCGCCGGCGCTGCTCTGCCGGTTGCTGCCCCAGCAGTGCTGTCATCTGGACGACTCCTCGCTGTCTTGGTGGTACATGCGGCGTGATGTCATAACAAGTTTCGCTAATATCATAACAACTTGTCGGCGGATGTCAAGGGGCGATGAAAACTCGTGTAGGACTCCCGTGAAGGGGCTCGGCGCCCCCTCCGGCACTGCTAGTGAGGGCCGCGCATCGCGCCGAGCCGGGGGTTGCCCTCTGGGCTTTGCCAAGTGGTGGATGAGAGTGTTGAGGGTCGGCGGCTGCGCTCGCCCCGGCTGCGCTTGCCCCGGGTGCGCTTGTGGTCGCACCGCGCCCGGGAGCTGGGGACTGATCTGAATGAGGGGAAGGTGGCGGGAACCTAGTCCGCTCGAGATGCTGGTTGCCGGCTCGGGAGGCGCGCCTCGCTGTATGTGGAGGAGACGAACCGCCGGTCAATGGCGTTTGGCGGTGTTGTAGGGCGGTGCTGTGGGGTCGGGCTTGGGTGCAACCCGGTCGCGCTTGCCGAGCTGTTGGGCTGTCGTGAACGAATGTACATCATCGCGGCATGTGCATGTGCGGTTTGAGTCCGATTATCGGCTAAATACCGCGGTATAGGGAGTTTTTGCTGTGCTCACCAGTGGCGCTTTTGATGAACAACGGTTCATCTACGCTCTGTTCGTCGGCGGATCGTCGCGCTAGTTTCCTGAGGTGTCCGGACCACATCCGGACCCTGGTACTCGAAGACGAGACGCAAGGAGATGGCGGCGATGCAGCTGGATCTGCTCAAACATGAACTGATTCGCCTGGACTGGGAGGTAGATGACCAGGAGGAGTTCTTCGAACGGATCGCAGCGGAGCTCCTGCCCGCGGGATACATCAAGGACACCTTCTGCGGCGCACTGGCAGAGCGGGAGCGCAAGTACCCGACGGCGCTCCCAACCATGCCGGAGGCGGTCGCCATCCCTCACTCCGACGTCGAACACATCGTCAAGCCCTTCATCGCCCCGGTGCGGCTGGCCAGGCCGATCAACTGGCGGGAGATGGGCAACGACGACGTCGTCCACCCGGTCCGCTTCATCTTCGTCCTCGGCTTCGTGCAGGAGGACCGCCACGTGGAGGTACTGCAAATCATGCTGCAGGCCTTCCAGGACCCGGCCTTCATGGAACGTCTGAGCGCGGCGCAGACCCCGGACGAGTACTACCGGGTGCTTTCCGGCATGTCCGGCGTCCAGGCCGCCTGACCCCGGAACACCCACACCCCCACACCCACCCATTCACAAGGAGAACCCACCATGACCGCAAAAGTAGTAGTCGCCTGCGGCAGCGGCGTCGCCACCTCCCAGACGGTGGCCAGCAAGGTCAGCCGCCTACTGAAGGAGGCTAAGGTTGACGCCGACGTCCAGGCCGTCGATCTGAAGTCCGTCGACCGCCACCTGGCCGACGCCGCCGCCTACATCACCATTGTGCGGGAGAACAAGCCCCGCTCCGTCCCCGTCATTAACGGGATCGCGTTCCTGACCGGCATGGGGCAGGACCAGGAGCTGACCAAGCTGATCGAGGCCATTAAGTCCTCTGGGAGCAACTGACATGCAAATCCTTCAGGACTCCGTCAACTTCCTGCTCTCGCTCGGGGCCGCCATCTTCGTCCCCATAATCATCATCATCGCCGGTCTGATCGTCCGGATGAAGGTGAAGGACGCCATCTCCGCGGGCATCACCCTGGGCGTGGCCTTCTCCGGCATGACCATGCTCATCAGCTACATGACCGAGGCGATCACGCCGGCCGCTCAGGCCATGTCGGACACTATCGGGGTGGACCTGCCCATCACCGACGGCGGGTGGACGACGATGTCCACGATCTCCTGGTCGTGGCCCTACGCCTTCCTGATGTTCCCGCTGGTGATCGGCATCAACATCGTGCTGATCCTGGTCAAGCAGACCGAGACCTTCAACGCGGACCTGTGGAACGTGTGGGGCAAGATCTTCACCGCCGTCGCCGTGTACTACATAACCGGAATGGTGTGGCTGGCATTCGTCATCGCGGCCATTCAGGTGGTCTTCGAGCTGAAGACCGCGGACTTCCACCAGCACCGGGTGGAAACAATGACCGGCATCCCGGGCGTGACAATCACCCACCGCATGGTGTTCCTGGCCGCCCCCATGTACCCGATCGACTGGCTGCTGCGCAAGATCCCCGGGCTCGACCGCTCGTTCAACGCCGCCGACCTGCGCGATAAGCTCGGCATCTTCGCCGAGAACCACGTGCTGGGCTTCATCCTCGGCATTCTGTTCGGCGTGCTCGCCCGGTTTGACGTCGCCGCCATTTTGACGCTCGGCATTCAGGCGGCGACGGCGCTGACCCTGTTCCCGGTCATCTCCAAGTACTTCATGCAGGCGCTCGAGCCGATCTCGAACGCCATCTCCGAGTACATGCGCAAGCGCTTCAACGACCGGCAGCTGTTCGTCGGACTCGACTGGCCCTTCCTCGGCGGCGCCAACGAAATCTGGATCGCCGTGATCTGGACCATCCCGGTGACCCTGGCATACGCCTTCTTCCTGCCCGGCAACGACATCCTCCCCTTCGCCGGCATCATCAACATCTGCATCGCGGTCGCGGCCTACTTCGCCAGCAAGGGCAACATCATCCGGATGCTCATCCAGTGCACGATATTCGCGCCCGTGTTCCTGTGGGTGGGCACCGCCTTCGCCCCGTTCATGACCGAGTTGGCCAACTCCACCAAGGCGGTGGAGCTGTCCGCCGGGCAGATGATCTCCAACTCCTCCATCGACGCACCCATCTTCACCTACGCGCTGTCCCATCTCATGCAGTTCCTCGACGGGAACTTCATCCCGCTGCTCATCTTCGTGGTCTGGCTGATCTGCTTCGTGGCCTACTCGCGCAGCCTGATCAAGGAGCGCAACGAGGCGCGTGCGGTCGCGGTAGAGACCGCCGGAGTCAGCGTCTGAGGTGTCTGACTCCACGCGACGGCGGTGGTCCCGCCACCGCCGTCGCAGCCCTGATCAACACCCGAGAATCCATCGAAACCAGAAAGTAGACACACCCATGCTTGAATCGCTGAAGAAAGAACTGTGCGAGATCGCCAAGCGGGCGCAGCACGACGGGCTGTGCAAGCACAAGTCCGGCAACTTCTCCATCCGCGACGCCGAAACCGGTTTTCTGGTCGTCTCGCCCACTTCCCTGGACCGTGACCTTTTGACCCCACGCGACGTGGTGGTCATGAACTTAGACGCCCACGTCGTCGAGAATGAATCCGGCCTGCGGCCCACCAGTGAGGTGCTCATGCACCTGGAGATCTACAAGGAGCGTCCCGAGGCTGTCGCCATCGTGCACACCCATTCGGCCTACGCCACCTCCTTCGCGCTGCTGAACAAGCCGATCCCCGCAATCGTCTACGAGGTGGCCAACCTGGGGCTGAGCCGGGCGCGCATTCCCGTGGCCCCGTACGGCCGCCCCGGCACCCCCGAACTGGCCGCCTCGGTGCGTCAGGCCGTGCGCGAGGCCGACTGCGTGCTGCTGGAGAAGCACGGCGCCGTCGCCGTCGACTCCCGCAACCTGTACGAGGCCTACCTCAAGGCCGCTTACATCGAGGAGCTCGCCCAGCTCTACCACCAGGCGCTCACGGCCAACGGCGGCGTCGAGCCCGAGTCCTTCGCCACCGAGGAGCTCCAGAAGTGGGCGTATCCGGCGGAGATCACCTTCCCCAACCAGCACTGAAACAACACGTAGAACTCTGGGAGGCAAGCATGAAGAAGATACTCAACAGCGCGGACAGCTTCGTCCGCGACACCATGGAGGGCATCGCAGCGGCCTACGGCGACCGTGTTGCCCTGCTCGACGGCGACCTCCGGGTACTCGTCTCGCGCTACCCGGCGCCGGAGGGCAAGGTCGGCGTCGTCACCGCCGGCGGCAGCGGGCACCTGCCCCTGTTCCTCGGCTACGTCGGGCAGGGCATGCTGGACGGATGCGCCGTCGGGGAGGTCTTCGCCTCACCGGCCGCCGAGAAGATGGCCGACATGATCCGAGCCTGCGACCGCGGCGCCGGCGTCCTGTGCCTGTACGGCAACTACAACGGCGACGTCTTCAACTTCCGCATGGCCTGCGAGGACGTCGAGTTCGACGGCGTGCAGACCCGGCAGCTGCTCGGCCGCGACGACGTCGCCAGCTCCCCGAAGGAGCGCGCCGACAAGCGGCGCGGCGTGGCCGGGCTGGTCTACGCGTTCAAGATCGCCGGGGCCGCCGCCGAGAAGATGATGACACTCGACGAGGTCACCGCCGTCACCGCCCGCGCCCTGGACAACACCCGCACCATGGGGGTGGCACTATCACCGTGCATTGTTCCCAAGGTCGGTGAGCCGACCTTCACCATCCAGGAGGGGCAGATCGAGATCGGCATGGGCATCCACGGGGAGGCCGGCATCGAGGTGCGCCCCATGATGACCGCCGAGGAGATCGCCCGCCTCATCCTGGAGACCATCGAGGCGGATCTGCCGCTGGCCGCCGGGGACGAGGTCTCGGTGATGATCAACGGCCTGGGCGGCACCCCGCTGGAGGAGCAGCTCATCGTGTACCGCTCCGTGCACGCCCTGCTGGCCGAGCGCGGAGTCACGGTAGTCATGCCCCATGTGGGCGAGTTCGCCACCTCCATGGAGATGGCCGGGCTGTCGGTCAGCGTTTTCAAGCTCGACGCCGAGCTGAAGGAACTGCTGCGCGCCCCGGCCACCACGCCCTTCTACACCAATGCGAACAAGTGAGGCCCACATGCTGAACCGTGAGTCACTTGCGGCAATCGCCGGTGAAATCAGCGTCCTGATGGCCACCAACCGGGACTACCTGGTGTCCCTGGATCAGGTCAGTGGGGACGGCGACCTGGGTATCTCCATGGACGACGGCTTCCGGGCGCTGGCCGAGTACCTGGCCGCCCAGGAGCAGACCGACCTCGGGCAGCTCCTGCGTGGGGCGGCCAAGGCCTTCAACGGTGCGGCGCCGTCGTCACTGGGAACCATCCTCAGTTTCGGGATGATGGGCATGGCGCGGACGCTGCGCGGCAAGACCGAGGCCGACGTCGTGTCCGTCGCGCAGGCCCTGCAGGCGGGCGTGGAGGCCATCATGGACAAGGCCGAGTCCAAGCCGGGGGAGAAGACCATCCTGGACGCGCTCATGCCCGGGGCGACGGTTCTCGTGGAGGGCGCCGCCGCCGTCGCCGGGGGCGGGACCGCGTTGAGCGAGTTGCTGCGGCGTGCCGCCGAGGCGGCCGCTCAGGGATCGGAGTCCACCCGGGAGATGGAGGCCGTGCACGGGCGGGCCGCCTATTCGGCCTCCCGCAGCATTGGGGTGCTCGACGGCGGCTCCGTCGTCGGCCGCCTGATCTTCGAGGGGCTGGCCGCCTGGGCGGTCTGAGGGCCGCGGATCTGCGGGGGCGGGAGGCGCCGAAAGCCCTTCCGTCCTCGCAGATCGGGTCGTACCGTATGTGTCATGGAATACAGACAGCTTGGTAAAAGCGGCCTACGGGTCTCGACCATCACCCTGGGCACCATGGGTTTCGGCGGCACCGGGTTCGCGCGCACCGTGGGTCAGATCGACGTGGACGGAGCGCGTCGGCAAATCGACATCGCGCGCGACGCCGGAGTGAACCTATTCGACACCGCTGACATGTACTCCGCCGGACTGTCCGAGGAGATCCTCGGCAAGGCGCTGGGCGCGGACCGCGAGGACGTCCTGATCGCCACCAAGGTGCGGATGCCCATGGGGGAGGGCCCCAATGACGCCGGCCTGTCCCGGCACCACATCATGCGCAGCGTGGAGGCGAGCCTGCGCCGCCTGGGAACCGACCACATCGACCTCTACCAGGTGCACGAGTGGGACGGGGTCACGCCCCTGGAGGAGACGCTTACCGCCCTGGACGATCTGGTGCACGCGGGCAAGGTGCGCTACATCGGCTGCTCCAACTATGCGGCCTGGCACATGATGAAGTCCCTGTGGACCGCCGACCGCCACGGCCTGACCCCGTTCGTCAGCAACCAGGTGCACTACTCCGTGCAGACCCGGGACATCGAGCATGAGATCGTACCCGCCGCGGTGGACCAGGGCATCGGCATCCTGGTGTGGAGCCCGCTGGCCGGCGGCCTGCTGACCGGCAAGTACCGTCGCGGCCTCGACGCGCCCGCCGGCAGTCGCCACGTGGAGGGCTGGGATGAGCCGCCGGTGTATGACGTCGAGGTCCTCTACGACATCGTCGAGGAGCTCGTGGCGATCGCCGACGGGCACGGCGTCGCACCCAGTCAGGTGGCCCTGGCCTACGTCCTGGCCAAGCCGGCGGTCACCTCGGTGATCGTCGGGGCGCGCAATGAGCAGCAGCTGCAGCAGAACCTCGGTGCGGCAGAGTTGGTGCTCACTGCTGAGGAGATGGAGCGGCTGGAGCAGGTCAGCGCAACCGGTTTGCCCTACCCGTTCTGGCACCACCTGAACGCCGCGGACCGGTTGAGTCCCGCCGACCTGACGCTGCTTGCGCGGCACCTGCGGGATCGCGGCTGAACGGGCTGCCCTGCCCTACGCTGGGGCACTATGCCCGTCTCGTTCGCAGGCCTGCTTAGCAGCCTGCCGCTCAACGCCACCGCCCTCCCGCCGGCACCGCGCAGCCCGGTGCTACTGTTCGCCGTCCTCATTCAGCCGGCGGCGCTGCTCGTGGCCTACCTGGCCGGCCGTTTCGCCTCCCATCTGGTACGGCGGCGGGCACATATCTCTACGTCCACCGCCACCCTCACGGCCCTGATCGGCCTGTGGGCCGGCTTCGCCGGGGGTGCCTGGCTGTTCCACGAGGACTACTTGTGGGCGCCGCGGATACTGGCCTCCGCCGTCGTCGTTGCCGTGATCGTGGTGGGGCTGACCGCGCTGGTCATCACCCGCATCCAGCACGAGCCGCCGCTGGACCCGATCGCCGAGGTGGCCCGGCGGGGAGAGTCGGAGCGTCTGGAGCTGAAGTCCTCTGCACGAGTCAACATGCACACCGGCAAGCGCGACGACGCTATGGAAACGGTTGTGGCCAAGACCGTGGCCGCCTTCCTCAACTCTCGGGGAGGCACCCTGTTGCTGGGCGTTGACGACGACGGGCGGCTGATCGGCCTGGACCCGGACTACGCCACTTTGCGTCAGCCCGACGCCGACCGCTTCGAGCTCTTCCTGCGCAGCCTGTGGCGGGTGCGGTTGGGGACGAACGCCGCCGCGCTACCGCGCCTGGACTTCGCTCCGGCCACCGACGGGGCCGGTGAGGTATGCCGGGTGACGGTGCCGCCCTCGCCCGTGCCCGTGTACCTCAAGGGTCCCAAGGGCAGTGGCGGTACCGAACTGTGGGTACGGGTCGGCAATTCCACGCAGCGGCTTGAAGTGGACGACGCCGTCTCCTACGTCGCCCGCCGCTGGCCGCACGAGGTGCGCCCGAGCCTGCGGGCCCGCGTGGGCGCCTATCTGCTCTACCACCGCAAGCGTGCCGCGGTTCCGCAGGCGGAAACGGATTAGCGGGGGCGGCGGCCGGTGAAGAAGGCTGGCGCCGATGGCTTTCGATGTGAGACCATTGTGGGGAGCCGAGCGGCGGTAACCGCCCGACTCCCCGGAGACATCCGGGATGTTGATCTCAGCGGCCTAGCAGGACGCTGAGCAGAGCCGCAAGGGCCCAGATCATCGGCGGAACAGTTTCAATGGCCGTCCGCCAGATCTGGGCCTTTTGCTTGCTCTGATCCCCCGGCTCTGGTGCGAGGATGACCTCAGGTTCAGAGCACGTCGAGGATCGACAGGGCGGTCTGGTAGTCGGTTGCCAACGCGCTCAGGATGCCGCCGCGCACTGCCCCGACAATCGCCTCCACCTTGTCCTCACCCCCGGCCGCTCCGATAACCAGCGGGATGCGCCGCAACTCCTCCAGCGGCAGCGCCAGCGTGCGCGGCGTCAGCGGCGTGGGCACGGGATTGCCGGCGGCGTCGTAATGGTGATCAAGGATGTGCCCCACCGCTCCGCCCGCACGAATGGCCTCACGCACGTCCGGGGTGAGGTATTCGGCCAGGATATTGCCCGCTCCCTTTGCCTCCACCCCGGCCACGCCTACCAGCGCCACATCCGCCCGGGCCGCCAGCGCCAGGGTGGTGGCCACCTTCTCCTCGCGCATGAGCGGCCGCAGCAGTGAGGGGTTGTCGACTATGAGCGGCACCGGCATGCGGGAGACCTTCGCTCCCAGCTGGCTGGCGATGCGGGTGCATATGGTCGGCGCATCACGGCCCCAGGAGGGCAGGCCGCCGGGGATCGAGCCGAGTAGTTGGACGATGGTGCAATCCACTCGCGGTATTTGCGGGATGCGTTGGGCGGCGGCCTGGATGGAGCGTCCATTGCCGACGGCTACCACCTGCCCGTTGGCGACCGAATCGATCAGCAGCTCGGCGGCGGCCTGCCCGA
This genomic stretch from Actinomyces qiguomingii harbors:
- a CDS encoding sugar-binding transcriptional regulator, whose amino-acid sequence is MGEDSTRGDVELLLRVARMYYEQHLTQADIAREIGYSRPSVSRLLARAREQGIVHITIAHPLEHILSVEKRLRERLPLKAVRVVEANGTDVIGAVGQAAAELLIDSVANGQVVAVGNGRSIQAAAQRIPQIPRVDCTIVQLLGSIPGGLPSWGRDAPTICTRIASQLGAKVSRMPVPLIVDNPSLLRPLMREEKVATTLALAARADVALVGVAGVEAKGAGNILAEYLTPDVREAIRAGGAVGHILDHHYDAAGNPVPTPLTPRTLALPLEELRRIPLVIGAAGGEDKVEAIVGAVRGGILSALATDYQTALSILDVL
- a CDS encoding AlbA family DNA-binding domain-containing protein; translation: MPVSFAGLLSSLPLNATALPPAPRSPVLLFAVLIQPAALLVAYLAGRFASHLVRRRAHISTSTATLTALIGLWAGFAGGAWLFHEDYLWAPRILASAVVVAVIVVGLTALVITRIQHEPPLDPIAEVARRGESERLELKSSARVNMHTGKRDDAMETVVAKTVAAFLNSRGGTLLLGVDDDGRLIGLDPDYATLRQPDADRFELFLRSLWRVRLGTNAAALPRLDFAPATDGAGEVCRVTVPPSPVPVYLKGPKGSGGTELWVRVGNSTQRLEVDDAVSYVARRWPHEVRPSLRARVGAYLLYHRKRAAVPQAETD